From a single Novipirellula caenicola genomic region:
- a CDS encoding MoxR family ATPase produces MNNDEQLKQQFDDFRRDFQRLKSEIAKVIVGQQEILDDMLISLIAGGHVLLEGVPGLGKTLTVRTLADALHLEFRRIQFTPDLMPADLIGTQVIGEAGDGHKVFEFQKGPMFANVLLADEINRATPKTQSALLEAMQEHCVTVAGVTHRLTEPFFVMATQNPLEMEGTYPLPEAQLDRFFCKLLVKYPTVDDLETILDRTTESVKTNVEAVMTGERILEMSALARLIPIASDVRRYGIAIVVATHPEHELAAAPTKKYVRYGASPRGLQSLILGAKIRAILDNRYHVAREDLRAMATPVLRHRLILNFEGQAEGISADDVISKIIASISENALAAA; encoded by the coding sequence ATGAACAATGATGAACAGCTGAAGCAGCAATTCGACGACTTTCGGCGAGACTTCCAGCGTTTGAAGTCAGAAATTGCGAAGGTGATCGTGGGGCAGCAGGAGATCCTCGACGACATGTTGATCTCATTGATCGCAGGGGGGCATGTGTTGTTGGAGGGGGTTCCTGGGCTCGGGAAAACGCTAACGGTTCGGACGCTCGCCGATGCACTGCACCTCGAATTTCGTCGCATTCAATTCACGCCTGACCTGATGCCGGCGGACCTGATTGGAACACAGGTGATTGGCGAAGCGGGCGACGGTCACAAGGTGTTCGAGTTTCAAAAAGGCCCGATGTTTGCCAACGTGTTGTTGGCGGACGAAATCAATCGTGCGACGCCAAAAACACAGTCCGCGTTACTTGAGGCGATGCAGGAACACTGCGTCACGGTTGCGGGCGTCACGCATCGCTTGACGGAGCCGTTCTTTGTGATGGCAACCCAGAATCCATTGGAAATGGAGGGCACGTACCCGCTGCCCGAAGCCCAGTTGGATCGATTTTTTTGCAAGCTGCTGGTCAAATATCCAACCGTGGACGATTTAGAAACGATTCTTGATCGCACCACCGAATCGGTCAAGACGAATGTGGAAGCAGTCATGACGGGCGAGCGGATTTTAGAAATGTCCGCGCTGGCGAGGCTGATTCCGATTGCATCGGACGTGCGTCGCTATGGGATCGCGATCGTCGTCGCCACGCACCCAGAACACGAATTGGCCGCTGCACCGACGAAAAAATACGTGCGTTACGGTGCCAGTCCGCGCGGTTTGCAGTCGTTGATTCTAGGAGCCAAGATCCGTGCGATCCTGGATAACCGTTACCATGTTGCCCGCGAAGACCTGCGAGCGATGGCAACCCCAGTGCTGCGACACCGGCTGATTTTGAATTTCGAAGGCCAGGCCGAAGGGATCAGTGCGGACGACGTCATCAGCAAAATTATCGCGAGCATTTCCGAAAATGCACTCGCGGCTGCGTGA